A segment of the Cohnella algarum genome:
TTCACGACGAGCCAGATCGCCAAGGCGTTCGATGTGACTCGCAAGACGATAGCCCCGCACCTGGAATCGTTAGTAGAGAAGAATAAGTTAACTGCGGTTTTATCGCCGAAAGGGTGGCGGACAGGATATAAGGAGAGTCGAAAAAGATTCTAACGATGATTTTCGATAGGAAATAAGCAGCCACGACTCAAATGGGGAGGCGGCGTGCGCGGCGGAGGGCTGAGATGAGTACATATTACTCAAGTGAAAGCGGCCGTATTCGGATGGCGGGCCGAGATGAGCAGCCACGACTCAACTAGGACGACGGCGTGCGCGGCGGAGGGCTGAGATGAGTACATATTACTCAAGTGAAAGCGGCCGTATGCGGATGGCGGGCCGAGATGAGCAGCCACGACTCAACTGGGGAGGCGACGTGCGCGGCGGAGGGCTGAGATGAGTACATATTACTCAAGTGAAAGCGGCCGTATTCGGATGGCGGGCCGAGATGAGTAGCCACGACTCAACTGGGGAGGCGGCGTGCACGGCGGAGGGCTGAGATGAGTACATATGACTCAAGTGAAAGCGGCCGTATGCGGATGGCGGGCCGAGATGAGTAACCACGACTCAACTGGGGAGGCGGCGTGCGCGGCGGAGGGCTGAGATGAGTACATATTACTCAAGTGAAAGCGGCCGTATCCGTATGCGGAAGGCGGGCTGAGATGAGCAGCCACGACCCAACTGGGGAGGCGGCGTAAGCGGCGGAGGGTTGAGGTTGATGCCCAATATAAAACCCGCCCCCCGCTCGCGGCGAGGGGCGGGAAACCGGCGGATCAATAAGGATTCTTTTTCGAGTTCAGCAGCTCGGACAGGAACGCGAGGGTCAGGCCTTGGCCCCAGCCCTGGATGCGCTTGTCGGGCACGCCCTTGTAGCCTTCGGCGTCCTCCATGACGGCCGTGCCGGCGGATACGCCCGTGACCGTGCCGTCGTCGGTAATCCGCGCCAGGACGCCGTCGATCGCCTTTTGCGTGTACTTGTTGTACAGGCGGCCTTTGGTCAGCAGCGCGCAGGCGATGCCGGCGGAGCCCGACGTTTCGAGCGGCGAGGTCGGGTCGGTCGTGATCGTGTGCCAGAGGCCGGACTCGGGGTCCTGCAGCCGCACGAGGGCGCTCAGCTGGTCGCGCAGCGAGCCTTCGATGATCATGAACGAAGGATGCGTGACCGGCACGATATCGAGCGCGCGGGCCATCGTCAGCGCCGCCCAGGAGTTGCCGCGGGCCCAGAAGACGCCCGACATGTGGTTGCCGGCAATGTTGTCCCAGCCGTGGTAATACAGGTTGGTCACCGGGTCCTGCAGGACGTTCTCATGACCGTGATACTGGCGCAGGCCGTCCTCGAAGTATTCCTTGCTGCCGAGCAGCGCGCCGATGCGGAGCAGGAAGAAGCCGGCCATGAACATCGTGTCGACCCACGCTTGCTCGGGGAAGTTGTACGTTTCGGAGTTGACGGTGTGCTGAAAAATGCCGTCCCCGAAGCGGGCCGCTTCTCGCGTCAGGTACTCGGCCATTTCCTTGGCCGTTTCGATATATTTTTCTTCCTTGGTCGCTTCGTAAAGCGCGAGCAAGGAGTGGCCGATCGATACCCCGTTGACCGACAGCTTGGGCAGTCCGTCCTCCATATTTTCGTCGACCCACGCTTTTACTTTTTGCAAGTATTCCTCGTTGCCCGTCGCCTTGTAAGCTTCGCAGACGCCGTAGAACGCGACGCCCCCGGGCCAATCCCAGCTGAAATCCATGCGGAACGTGCGGTCGACCACCCGGTCGATGGCTTGGCGGATCCGATTTTCGTCAAATACGAGTGCAGGCATAGCTTCCAACTCCTCCAACATGATGTTTTATCCTTTCAAACCGCTTGTCGCGATGCCGTCTACGATATACTTCTGGAAGATGAAGAAAATGACGAACACCGGGATGAGCGACAGCGACGACATGGCGAACATTCCGCCCCAGTTGTTGAGCGACTCGCCGTCCAGGAACAGCTTGAGCGCCAGCGATACCGGATACAGCTCCGGCTTGTTCAAGTACAGCAGCGGATGGTAGAAGTCTTCCCACGTCCAGTAGAAGGAGAAAATCGCTGCCGTCACGAGGGCGGGCACCGTCAGCGGCAAAATAATCCGGAAAAAGATGCCGTATTTGCTGCAGCCGTCCATTTTGGCGGCTTCGTCGAGGTCGACGGGCACGGTGCGAATGAACTGCATGATCAGAAAGATGAAGAACGGGATGCCGAAAAACTGCGGGACGATTATCGGCTTGAACGAAGACAGCCAGCCGAAGTCCGTGAACATGATGTATTGCGGAATGATCGTCACGTCTCGCGGCAGCATGAGCGTCATCATCATGCAGGCGAACCAGAAGCCGCGTCCGAAAAATTTGATCCGGGTAAACCCGTAGGCGACGAGAGCGGAGCTGGCGACGGCCCCGATCGTGGACAGGAAGACGATGATGAACGAGTTTTTGAAAAAGGTGTCGAACGAGTTGCCGGCGAACCCGGCCCAGCCGGTGACGTAGTTTTTCCATTCGAGCTTGCTCGGAATGAGGCTGTACGCCGTCGTGAATATTTCGTTGTTCGGCTTGAGGGAGCTCGCGAACAGCCACAGGATCGGATAGATCATGACGAGCCCCAGGCCGCCGACGAGGACGTGGTACGAGAT
Coding sequences within it:
- a CDS encoding glycoside hydrolase family 88 protein produces the protein MPALVFDENRIRQAIDRVVDRTFRMDFSWDWPGGVAFYGVCEAYKATGNEEYLQKVKAWVDENMEDGLPKLSVNGVSIGHSLLALYEATKEEKYIETAKEMAEYLTREAARFGDGIFQHTVNSETYNFPEQAWVDTMFMAGFFLLRIGALLGSKEYFEDGLRQYHGHENVLQDPVTNLYYHGWDNIAGNHMSGVFWARGNSWAALTMARALDIVPVTHPSFMIIEGSLRDQLSALVRLQDPESGLWHTITTDPTSPLETSGSAGIACALLTKGRLYNKYTQKAIDGVLARITDDGTVTGVSAGTAVMEDAEGYKGVPDKRIQGWGQGLTLAFLSELLNSKKNPY
- a CDS encoding carbohydrate ABC transporter permease, with product MAHSTKLWKRISYHVLVGGLGLVMIYPILWLFASSLKPNNEIFTTAYSLIPSKLEWKNYVTGWAGFAGNSFDTFFKNSFIIVFLSTIGAVASSALVAYGFTRIKFFGRGFWFACMMMTLMLPRDVTIIPQYIMFTDFGWLSSFKPIIVPQFFGIPFFIFLIMQFIRTVPVDLDEAAKMDGCSKYGIFFRIILPLTVPALVTAAIFSFYWTWEDFYHPLLYLNKPELYPVSLALKLFLDGESLNNWGGMFAMSSLSLIPVFVIFFIFQKYIVDGIATSGLKG